The Gemella haemolysans genome includes a region encoding these proteins:
- a CDS encoding flavodoxin, whose product MSIKLVYASLTGNTEMLSDLIIEKFEEEKGLEIEKLFIEDMEDFDFLDDADAFIVASYTYGEGELPEEMEEFYEALADKNYEGKIYGVIGTGDTIYDEYCVCVDQFDEQIAKTGATNPTENLKIEIEADTDEDFENIDKFIEAFASAL is encoded by the coding sequence TTGAGTATTAAATTAGTTTACGCAAGTTTAACAGGTAATACTGAAATGTTATCTGATTTAATAATAGAAAAATTCGAAGAAGAAAAAGGTCTAGAAATAGAAAAACTATTTATCGAAGACATGGAAGATTTTGATTTTCTAGATGATGCAGATGCTTTTATCGTTGCAAGTTATACATATGGTGAAGGTGAACTTCCTGAAGAAATGGAAGAATTTTACGAAGCATTAGCAGATAAAAACTATGAAGGAAAAATCTACGGGGTTATTGGAACTGGTGATACTATCTACGATGAGTACTGTGTTTGTGTAGATCAATTCGATGAGCAAATCGCTAAAACTGGTGCTACTAATCCAACTGAAAATCTTAAAATTGAAATTGAAGCAGATACTGATGAAGATTTCGAAAACATTGATAAATTTATTGAAGCATTCGCTAGCGCTCTATAA
- a CDS encoding RrF2 family transcriptional regulator, with the protein MHLTKSTEQAICIMVMLYLQDRHVFLNSKEISQRLNISPTYLKKIMRKLVVNDLVKANTGIGGGYKYKSNKKVTLYDIYVALNDEVEIFALKTDYVSKIFEGALAVDKRYSKYLKKVNTVNKAIKASLEEITIENLVEDILEENSKIRLDWNNWEDEFERVNVFFKG; encoded by the coding sequence ATGCATTTAACAAAGAGTACTGAACAAGCAATCTGTATAATGGTTATGTTATACCTTCAAGATAGACATGTTTTCTTGAATTCTAAGGAAATAAGCCAGCGTTTAAATATTTCTCCAACATATCTGAAAAAAATTATGAGAAAATTGGTTGTCAATGATCTAGTAAAAGCTAACACTGGTATTGGCGGGGGATATAAATACAAGTCAAATAAAAAAGTTACTTTATATGATATATATGTAGCGCTAAATGACGAAGTAGAAATTTTTGCACTAAAAACAGACTATGTTTCAAAAATTTTTGAAGGTGCTTTAGCGGTAGATAAACGTTATAGTAAATACTTGAAAAAGGTTAATACTGTGAATAAAGCGATTAAAGCTTCATTAGAAGAAATTACAATCGAAAATTTAGTTGAGGATATTCTTGAAGAAAATTCTAAGATAAGATTAGATTGGAATAATTGGGAAGACGAATTTGAAAGGGTTAATGTTTTCTTTAAAGGATAA
- a CDS encoding THUMP domain-containing class I SAM-dependent RNA methyltransferase, with translation MKFNLVATTPMGIEAIVAKEVQELGYETKVENGRVYYSGDKRAIVRSNLWLRCADRVKIVVAQFPAYTFEELFEKTKAIEWDKYLPVDAKFPVDGRSHKSILFSVSDCQSIVKKAIVEKMKKSYGVTGWLTETGARYRLEIIMLNDIATILLDTSGDGLHKRGYRAKQGTAPLKETLAAAMVKLTNWKGETPLYDLFCGSGTLLIEAAMAAQNMAPGINRNFDFEKWPWMPKSLVDEERNKAEDLIDYDKELELYGSDIDPKMIATAENNAEEIGLAGVIKFKQMSVFDFVAKKETGCVIANPPYGERLGEKKEVEAMYKFLGTELKNKKHWSLYLLTSHKMFEHLYGKKATKRRKLFNGSIECTYYQYWGEKLR, from the coding sequence ATGAAATTTAATTTAGTAGCAACAACCCCAATGGGAATTGAAGCAATAGTAGCTAAAGAAGTTCAAGAGTTAGGTTATGAGACAAAAGTAGAAAATGGAAGAGTTTATTATTCTGGAGATAAAAGAGCGATAGTTCGTTCAAATCTATGGTTAAGATGTGCTGACAGGGTAAAAATCGTTGTAGCACAATTTCCAGCGTATACTTTTGAGGAATTATTTGAAAAAACTAAAGCAATCGAATGGGATAAATATCTTCCAGTAGATGCTAAGTTCCCTGTAGATGGACGTAGTCATAAGTCTATATTATTTAGTGTTTCTGACTGTCAGTCTATTGTAAAAAAAGCAATTGTAGAAAAAATGAAAAAGAGTTATGGAGTTACAGGATGGTTAACAGAAACTGGTGCTAGATATAGATTAGAGATAATTATGTTGAATGATATTGCAACTATCCTACTAGATACTTCAGGAGATGGACTTCATAAACGTGGATACCGTGCTAAACAAGGTACTGCACCGTTAAAAGAAACACTAGCAGCAGCAATGGTTAAATTAACTAACTGGAAAGGTGAAACACCATTATATGACTTGTTCTGTGGATCTGGAACATTATTAATAGAAGCGGCTATGGCAGCTCAAAATATGGCTCCTGGTATTAATAGAAACTTTGACTTTGAAAAGTGGCCATGGATGCCAAAAAGTCTTGTAGATGAAGAAAGAAATAAGGCAGAAGATCTTATTGATTATGATAAAGAATTAGAACTATATGGTTCTGATATTGATCCTAAAATGATTGCGACGGCTGAAAATAATGCTGAGGAAATTGGACTTGCAGGAGTAATTAAGTTCAAACAAATGTCGGTATTTGACTTTGTGGCAAAAAAAGAAACTGGATGTGTAATTGCAAACCCACCTTATGGTGAACGTCTTGGTGAGAAAAAAGAAGTAGAAGCAATGTATAAGTTTTTAGGAACTGAGCTTAAAAATAAGAAACATTGGTCACTTTATTTATTAACATCTCATAAAATGTTTGAACATTTATATGGAAAAAAAGCAACAAAAAGAAGAAAACTTTTTAATGGTTCCATTGAATGTACCTATTATCAATACTGGGGAGAAAAATTAAGATAA
- the rpoZ gene encoding DNA-directed RNA polymerase subunit omega, translating to MLYPKLDVLKSKVNSKYMLVSLASKRARELFANPETAKLDKYTSHKEVGKALEEIAEGKISVLEK from the coding sequence ATGTTATATCCAAAATTAGATGTATTAAAATCAAAAGTAAATTCAAAATATATGTTAGTTTCATTAGCAAGCAAAAGAGCAAGAGAATTATTTGCAAACCCTGAAACAGCAAAATTAGATAAATATACTTCTCACAAAGAAGTAGGTAAAGCATTAGAAGAAATTGCTGAAGGGAAAATTTCTGTTTTAGAAAAATAG
- the gmk gene encoding guanylate kinase: MEKGLLIVLSGPSGVGKGTVRKRIFESKDVDFEYSISMTSRGMRPGEEDGVDYFFKTKEEFESLIQQGELLEYAQYVDNYYGTPVKYVRETMEKGKDIFLEIEVQGAEKVKSKIPDALFIFLAPPSIADLKDRLKGRGTESDEVIESRIAKAKKEINMMHLYDYVVENDEVDKAVERIKAIILSEHLKRERIEMKYRRALLELEEM; this comes from the coding sequence ATGGAGAAAGGATTACTAATAGTTCTTTCAGGACCTTCAGGAGTAGGTAAAGGTACTGTAAGAAAAAGAATTTTTGAAAGTAAAGATGTTGACTTCGAATATTCAATTTCAATGACATCAAGAGGCATGAGACCTGGTGAAGAAGATGGAGTTGATTATTTCTTTAAGACAAAAGAAGAATTTGAAAGTTTAATTCAACAAGGTGAATTATTAGAATATGCCCAATATGTCGACAATTATTATGGAACTCCCGTTAAGTACGTTAGGGAGACGATGGAAAAAGGAAAAGATATATTTTTAGAAATTGAAGTTCAAGGTGCTGAGAAAGTTAAAAGTAAAATCCCAGATGCCTTATTTATATTTTTAGCTCCACCAAGTATTGCAGATCTTAAAGATAGATTAAAAGGTCGTGGTACAGAAAGCGATGAAGTAATAGAATCACGTATAGCTAAAGCAAAAAAAGAAATTAATATGATGCATCTATATGATTATGTAGTAGAGAACGATGAAGTAGATAAAGCTGTAGAAAGAATCAAAGCAATTATACTTAGTGAACATTTAAAACGCGAACGTATAGAGATGAAATATAGAAGAGCATTATTAGAATTAGAAGAAATGTAG
- a CDS encoding AzlD domain-containing protein: MLSTSYILLTILGCTIVTWLSRVLPFVLLKKFDLPKAIIEYLSFVPIVIMSALWFDSLFIQKIGEFPQINYENLLASLPTVVSAIISKSLLVIVVVGILSSGIIRYAF, from the coding sequence ATGTTATCAACTAGTTATATTCTCTTAACAATATTGGGATGTACAATTGTAACATGGCTATCAAGAGTACTTCCATTTGTACTATTGAAAAAATTTGATCTACCAAAAGCGATAATTGAGTATCTTAGTTTTGTACCAATTGTAATAATGTCAGCATTGTGGTTTGATAGTTTATTTATACAAAAAATTGGGGAATTTCCTCAAATCAATTATGAAAACCTATTAGCATCTTTGCCTACAGTAGTTAGTGCTATTATTTCAAAAAGTCTTCTCGTTATTGTTGTGGTTGGAATATTATCTTCAGGGATAATAAGATATGCTTTTTAG
- a CDS encoding AzlC family ABC transporter permease, producing MDDKLDVKTAIKDTLPTVFGYIGIGLAFGIIASSVGISPFFVGAMSLFIYAGGAQFITVSMLSSGAPILSIVLATFLINSRMILMSMAIAPFFKRYSVFKNIVIGTFLTDKSFALGMNKQNYTNGNLTYEWFNAANLISYFTWFTSSVAGALLGGIVKDPKSLGLDFALVAMFIGLLYLQVLSDFTIKKKVQFIVIIVVLFLVYFGMIFIPSNVLIIVVTLIGCAIGVVLKNVIN from the coding sequence ATGGATGATAAATTAGATGTAAAAACAGCTATAAAAGATACATTACCAACCGTATTTGGATATATAGGTATAGGTTTGGCATTTGGAATTATAGCTAGTTCAGTGGGGATTAGTCCTTTCTTTGTAGGAGCAATGTCATTATTTATTTATGCAGGAGGAGCTCAATTTATTACAGTGAGTATGCTCTCAAGCGGTGCTCCTATACTTTCAATCGTTCTAGCAACATTTCTAATTAATTCGAGGATGATATTAATGAGTATGGCCATAGCTCCATTTTTTAAACGTTATAGTGTATTTAAGAATATAGTAATAGGTACTTTTTTAACAGATAAGAGTTTTGCTTTAGGAATGAATAAGCAAAACTATACAAATGGAAATCTTACTTATGAATGGTTTAATGCAGCAAATTTAATATCTTATTTTACATGGTTTACTTCATCAGTTGCAGGAGCATTATTAGGGGGAATAGTTAAGGATCCTAAATCTCTTGGTTTAGATTTTGCTTTAGTAGCAATGTTTATAGGATTATTATATTTACAAGTTCTTTCAGACTTTACTATAAAGAAAAAGGTCCAGTTTATTGTAATTATTGTCGTGTTATTTTTGGTATATTTTGGAATGATTTTTATTCCGAGTAATGTATTGATAATAGTAGTTACTTTAATAGGATGTGCGATAGGAGTGGTATTAAAGAATGTTATCAACTAG
- a CDS encoding Rqc2 family fibronectin-binding protein: MAFDGFFVRKMVKELEETILQGRINKVNNLSTDEFVFSIRKGKNLKLFLSANPSASRIQLTNNSYENPSTPSNFCSVLRKYLTGGIIQEIKQVNNDRVLVFKIKNFDDLGYEKYYYLITELMGKHSNIILTNEDNIILESLKNSYSLEFKRSTISNMAYTLPPTKEKYDPFDFDKYKNLEFENKDNKFLMKNFYGVSALLNKYFEKNSELDLKNAFLNFCEEFDKYNKPILIEENGKKDFYFFEVKEYSKEFDSLSQLLDYYYMDIARESINKNTDRKLFNFINTKINRLNKKVRILESELIQAENRDDYKLKGQLLISNIYLFKREIPETVTLQNFYSEDLSEIKIELDPNLTIEKNSEKYFNLYKKNKRTIENLIEQIEIAKEDLGYFETIKFQLENADKTDIAEIKEELIANGILKEKIKINKKKNKSNYFIIYHNETAIYVGKNNLQNDTITNKLARRDYLWFHAKDIPGSHVVIFDNNPSEDTIEVASMLAAYYSKFKNEEYVNVDRTLIKNVKKISGAKPGLVTYTGQKTVKQKIDKDLIGQLLTNDKN, from the coding sequence ATGGCATTCGATGGTTTTTTTGTAAGAAAGATGGTAAAAGAATTAGAAGAAACTATATTACAAGGGCGAATAAATAAAGTAAATAATCTATCAACAGATGAGTTCGTCTTTTCAATCAGAAAAGGGAAAAATTTAAAATTATTTCTATCAGCAAATCCAAGTGCATCTAGAATACAATTAACTAATAATAGTTATGAAAATCCTTCAACACCATCAAATTTTTGTTCTGTACTTAGAAAATACTTAACAGGTGGGATAATACAAGAAATAAAGCAAGTAAATAATGATCGTGTTTTGGTTTTTAAAATTAAAAATTTTGATGACCTTGGATATGAGAAATACTATTATTTAATAACAGAACTAATGGGGAAACATTCTAATATTATTTTAACAAATGAAGATAATATTATACTTGAATCATTGAAAAATAGTTATAGTCTTGAATTTAAACGATCTACAATTTCAAACATGGCTTATACTTTACCTCCTACTAAAGAAAAATATGATCCATTCGACTTTGACAAATATAAAAATTTAGAATTTGAGAATAAAGATAACAAGTTTTTAATGAAAAATTTCTATGGTGTTTCTGCTTTATTGAATAAGTATTTCGAAAAAAATTCTGAGTTGGATTTGAAAAATGCTTTTCTAAACTTCTGTGAGGAATTTGATAAGTATAATAAGCCTATTTTGATTGAAGAAAATGGTAAAAAGGATTTTTACTTCTTTGAAGTTAAAGAGTATAGTAAAGAGTTTGATTCGTTATCACAATTGCTTGATTACTATTATATGGATATAGCTAGAGAATCAATTAATAAGAATACTGACAGAAAACTATTTAATTTTATTAATACAAAAATAAATAGACTAAATAAAAAGGTAAGAATACTAGAAAGTGAGCTTATTCAAGCTGAAAATAGAGATGATTACAAATTAAAAGGTCAGCTATTGATTTCTAATATTTATTTATTTAAAAGAGAGATACCAGAAACAGTAACGTTGCAGAATTTTTATAGTGAAGATTTGTCTGAAATTAAGATAGAATTAGATCCGAATTTAACTATTGAAAAAAACTCGGAGAAATATTTTAATCTTTATAAAAAGAATAAGAGAACCATTGAGAATCTAATTGAACAAATAGAGATAGCTAAAGAAGATTTAGGATACTTTGAGACGATAAAATTCCAACTTGAAAATGCGGATAAAACAGATATAGCAGAAATTAAAGAAGAATTGATTGCTAATGGTATTTTAAAAGAAAAGATAAAAATTAATAAGAAAAAGAACAAGAGTAATTATTTTATTATTTATCATAATGAGACAGCAATATATGTTGGAAAGAATAATCTTCAAAATGATACTATTACAAATAAATTAGCAAGACGTGACTATTTATGGTTTCATGCAAAAGATATTCCAGGTAGTCATGTTGTAATTTTTGATAATAATCCAAGTGAAGATACAATAGAAGTTGCATCAATGTTAGCAGCATACTATTCGAAGTTTAAAAATGAAGAATATGTTAATGTTGACAGAACATTAATAAAAAATGTGAAAAAAATATCTGGTGCTAAACCTGGATTAGTGACGTATACAGGACAAAAAACTGTTAAGCAAAAGATAGATAAAGATCTTATTGGACAACTTTTAACAAATGATAAAAATTAA
- a CDS encoding TerC family protein: MDTQILIQYVIVLLSLILLEGLLSADNAIVLAVMVRHLPPKDQKHALMYGLAGALIFRIIAIFLITILAQYWEIQVLGGLYLIYMAGTHIKEFFDKQKQKNSEEEVKAPKKQGGFWATVIKVELTDIAFAIDSILAAVAIAITLPHISETSIGGINLGQFSVMVIGGFVGVIIMRYAANIFIRVLETKPGLEIAAFLIVGWVGIKLFVIAAAHEKLGLIPHDFPHSTLWTVIFWVVLLGLLVWGVLVSKRFENK, from the coding sequence ATGGATACACAGATATTAATTCAGTATGTAATAGTGTTGCTTAGTTTGATACTATTAGAAGGATTATTGTCAGCAGATAATGCTATTGTACTAGCTGTTATGGTTAGACATCTTCCTCCTAAGGATCAAAAACATGCTTTAATGTATGGTCTTGCAGGAGCATTAATTTTTAGAATAATTGCAATTTTCCTAATTACAATTTTAGCACAGTATTGGGAAATACAGGTACTAGGTGGACTATATCTTATATATATGGCTGGTACGCATATCAAGGAATTTTTTGATAAACAGAAACAAAAAAATTCTGAAGAGGAAGTAAAAGCGCCGAAAAAACAAGGTGGTTTCTGGGCAACAGTTATAAAAGTAGAATTAACAGATATAGCTTTTGCTATCGATTCAATTTTAGCAGCTGTAGCAATTGCGATTACATTACCGCATATCTCAGAGACATCAATCGGAGGGATTAACCTTGGACAATTTTCTGTTATGGTGATCGGTGGTTTTGTTGGGGTTATAATAATGCGTTATGCTGCTAATATTTTTATTAGAGTATTAGAAACTAAACCTGGTTTAGAAATCGCAGCTTTCTTAATAGTTGGCTGGGTAGGTATTAAACTATTTGTTATAGCAGCTGCCCATGAAAAATTAGGATTAATACCACACGATTTTCCTCATTCAACACTTTGGACTGTCATTTTCTGGGTTGTATTACTTGGATTATTAGTATGGGGAGTATTAGTATCTAAAAGATTTGAAAATAAATAA